The following proteins come from a genomic window of Acinonyx jubatus isolate Ajub_Pintada_27869175 chromosome C1, VMU_Ajub_asm_v1.0, whole genome shotgun sequence:
- the ZNF142 gene encoding zinc finger protein 142 isoform X4, which produces MTDPVLDPQPTDSTGEMDGLCPELLLIPPSLSNRGILEPVQSPCPAGNPTPLPADPGCLLVESTATEEDTGNMEIIVEAVAGNLSPGAPGEPPGVLVKVVEVYFCERCEQSFAEPTLLALHQCTETLIQPMQGLSSLPCSVELTPSNLILSGPLQGQGPPDSPLPCPVCRQEFAQPQALKSHFKIHRATPDIFSCPESGCVFSAEDRKGLQHHLRQAHATVPVPCSFRGCPLLFGSQQGMELHRQAHYPFHCNHCSFVGSNVKLFRQHQRSHGAGTQGELSALQGLPSQELLPGDVASGTESLFKTHMCPECKRCFKKRTHLVEHLHLHFPDPSLQCPNCQKFFTSKSKLKTHLLRELGQKAHRCPLCHYSAVERNALNRHMASMHEDISNFYSDTYTCPVCREEFRLSQALKEHLKSHTAAAAAEPLPLRCFQEGCGYTASDRKAFIKHLKETHGVRAVECRHHSCPMLFATAEAMEAHHKSHYAFHCPHCDFACSNKHLFRKHKKQGHPGNEELRCTFCPFATFNPVAYQDHVGKMHAHEKIHQCPECSFATAHKRVLIRHMLLHTGEKPHKCELCDFTCRDVSYLSKHMLTHSNTKDYMCTECGYVTKWKHYLSVHMRKHAGDLRYQCNQCSYRCHRADQLSSHKLRHQGKSLMCEVCAFACKRKYELQKHMASQHHPGAPAPLYPCRYCSYQSRHKQALLSHENCKHTRLREFRCALCDYRTFSNTTLFFHKRKAHGYVPGDQVWQLRSASQEPEGARQCPTPPPDSEPSSQLSAQPEAPDRDPGTVVDPNVDRAPPEPGEEDRAGRPAGSEVPRGDDLGSSPSPAEADEGGCTLHLEALGVELEPVAEPPLEEITEPTPAEFRPLDPSGPLRLEGPGATLTELSTFEGAGTSGLDAEEEPVLEKPAPESPRNPPSSEEPPDSWVGTFKAALPAETAPLPQFPESESLLKALRRQDKEQAEALVLEGRVQMVVIQGEGRAFRCPHCPFITRREKALSVHSRTGCQGRREPLLCPECGASFKQQRGLSTHLLKKCPVLLRKNKGLPRPSSPVPLRPPPPGTQDSGDAEGGKPPPAPLEVELVLPKDAPSVPPREPEVEEPPGTLCVPAVPPAGNPSPAETPEKFHFEQGKFHCNSCTFLCSRLSSITSHVAEGCRGGRGGGGKRGAAQTQPVASLLSDGGSAPLNSGSTERSPGNGDTTAVPKQKGARFSCPTCPFSCQQERALRTHQTRGCPLEGSGELHCGLCTFTTAAAAALRLHQKRRHPSTAPARGPRPPLQCGDCGFTCKQGRCLQQHRRLKHEGVKPHQCPFCDFSTTRRYRLEAHQSRHTGVGRIPCSSCPQTFGTNSKLRLHRLRVHDKTPTHFCPLCDYSGYLRHDITRHVNSCHRGTPAFACPQCEAQFSSETALKQHALRRHPEPAPPAPGSPAEATEGPLHCSRCGLLCPSPASLRGHTRKQHPRLECGACQEAFPSRPALDEHRRQQHFSHRCQLCDFAARERAGLVKHYLEQHEAAAASEGGAGASQPPLRCPFCDFTCRHQLVLDHHVKGHGGTRLYKCTDCAYSTKNRQKITWHSRIHTGEKPYRCHLCPYACADPSRLKYHMRIHKEERKYLCPDCGYKCKWVNQLKYHMTKHTGLKPYQCPECEYCTNRADALRVHQETRHREARAFMCEQCGKAFKTRFLLRTHLRKHSEAKPYVCNVCHRAFRWAAGLRHHALTHTDRHPFFCRLCSYKAKQKFQVVKHVRRHHPDQADPNQGVGKDPTTPTVHLHDVQLEDPSPPAPAAPPTGPEG; this is translated from the exons ATGACAGACCCTGTGTTGGACCCACAGCCAACCGACAGCACTGGGGAGATGGATGGACTGTGTCCTGAGCTATTGCTGATCCCCCCATCTCTGTCTAACCGTGGAATCCTGGAGCCTGTCCAGAGCCCCTGTCCTGCTGGGAATCCCACACCTTTGCCTGCTGACCCAGGCTGCCTGCTAGTAGAGTCCACGGCAACTGAAGAGGACACAGGGAACATGGAGATCATTGTGGAAGCAGTAGCTGGAAACCTGtccccaggtgctcctggagagCCCCCAG GTGTCCTGGTAAAGGTGGTGGAGGTGTACTTCTGTGAGCGCTGTGAGCAGAGCTTCGCAGAGCCCACTCTGCTGGCCCTGCACCAGTGTACTGAGACCCTTATACAGCCTATGCAGGGCCTCTCTAGCCTTCCATGCTCTGTAGAGCTGACCCCCAGCAACCtcattctctctggccctctgcaGGGCCAGGGCCCACCAGATAGCCCCCTGCCATGCCCTGTGTGTAGACAGGAGTTTGCCCAACCCCAGGCCCTGAAGAGCCACTTCAAGATTCACCGGGCCACTCCCGACATCTTCTCCTGCCCAGAGTCTGGCTGTGTGTTCTCCGCTGAAGATCGCAAGGGTCTGCAGCACCACCTGAGGCAGGCCCACGCCACGGTTCCCGTGCCCTGTTCTTTCCGGGGCTGCCCCCTGCTCTTTGGGAGCCAGCAGGGCATGGAGCTGCACCGGCAGGCCCACTACCCTTTCCACTGCAACCATTGCAGCTTCGTGGGCTCCAACGTCAAACTCTTCCGGCAGCATCAGCGGAGCCACGGGGCCGGGACACAGGGAGAACTGTCTGCCCTTCAGGGTCTTCCATCCCAGGAGCTGCTGCCAG GGGATGTGGCTTCTGGCACCGAGTCCCTCTTCAAGACCCACATGTGTCCAGAATGCAAGCGCTGCTTTAAGAAGCGGACCCATCTGGTGGAGCACCTGCATCTCCACTTCCCGGACCCCAGCCTCCAGTGCCCCAACTGCCAGAAGTTCTTCACCAGCAAGAGCAAGCTCAAGACCCATCTGCTGCGGGAGCTGGGCCAGAAGGCCCACCGCTGCCCGCTGTGCCACTACAGTGCGGTGGAGAGGAACGCGCTCAACCGCCACATGGCCAGCATGCACGAGGACATCTCCAACTTCTACTCCGACACCTACACCTGTCCCGTGTGCCGCGAGGAGTTCCGCCTCAGCCAGGCCCTCAAGGAGCACCTCAAGAGCCAcacggcggcggcggcagcagagccgctgcccctccgctgctttcAGGAAGGCTGCGGTTACACGGCCTCCGACCGCAAGGCCTTCATAAAGCACCTGAAGGAGACCCATGGTGTGCGGGCCGTGGAGTGCCGCCATCACTCTTGTCCCATGCTCTTCGCCACGGCCGAAGCCATGGAGGCCCATCACAAAAGCCACTATGCCTTCCACTGCCCACACTGCGACTTTGCCTGCTCCAATAAGCACCTGTTCCGCAAACACAAGAAGCAGGGCCACCCCGGCAATGAAGAGCTGCGCTGCACCTTCTGCCCCTTTGCCACCTTCAACCCGGTGGCCTACCAGGACCACGTGGGCAAGATGCACGCCCACGAGAAGATCCACCAGTGCCCTGAGTGCAGCTTTGCCACCGCCCACAAGAGGGTGCTCATCCGCCACATGCTGCTGCACACCG GCGAGAAACCTCACAAGTGTGAGCTGTGTGACTTCACGTGCCGAGACGTGAGCTACCTGTCCAAGCACATGCTGACCCACTCCAACACCAAGGATTACATGTGCACCGAGTGTGGCTATGTCACCAAGTGGAAGCACTACCTCAGTGTGCACATGCGGAAACATGCAGGGGACCTCAG ATACCAGTGCAACCAGTGCTCGTACCGCTGCCACCGGGCCGACCAGCTGAGCAGCCACAAGCTGCGCCACCAGGGCAAGTCCCTGATGTGTGAGGTGTGTGCTTTCGCTTGCAAGCGGAAGTATGAGCTGCAGAAGCACATGGCCTCCCAGCACCACCCGGGCGCGCCGGCCCCGCTCTATCCCTGCCGCTACTGCAGCTACCAGAGCCGCCACAAGCAGGCCCTGCTGAGCCACGAGAACTGCAAGCACACCCGCCTCCGGGAGTTCCGCTGTGCTCTCTGCGACTACCGCACCTTCAGCAACACCACCCTCTTCTTCCACAAGCGCAAGGCCCACGGCTACGTGCCCGGGGACCAGGTGTGGCAGCTCCGCTCTGCCAGCCAGGAGCCGGAGGGGGCCAGGCAGTGCCCGACACCCCCGCCAGACTCAGAGCCCTCGAGCCAGCTGTCTGCCCAGCCTGAGGCGCCAGACCGTGACCCCGGGACTGTGGTGGACCCCAACGTGGACCGGGCCCCGCCGGAGCCCGGTGAGGAGGACCGTGCCGGAAGACCGGCTGGCAGCGAGGTTCCGCGGGGGGACGACCTGGGTAGCAGCCCCAGTCCGGCCGAGGCAGATGAAGGTGGCTGCACGCTGCATCTCGAGGCCCTGGGGGTGGAGCTGGAGCCCGTGGCTGAGCCGCCCCTTGAGGAGATCACTGAACCCACCCCTGCGGAGTTCAGGCCCCTGGACCCCTCGGGGCCCCTGAGACTGGAAGGGCCAGGTGCAACTTTGACAGAGCTGTCTACCTTTGAAGGTGCTGGGACGTCTGGTTTGGATGCTGAAGAAGAGCCCGTTCTGGAAAAGCCAGCCCCTGAAAGCCCCAGAAACCCCCCTTCCTCAGAGGAGCCCCCTGACAGCTGGGTGGGAACCTTCAAGGCAGCTCTGCCTGCTGagactgctcccctcccccagttcccAGAGTCAGAGTCCTTACTCAAGGCCCTGCGGAGACAGGACAAAGAGCAAGCAGAGGCTCTGGTGCTGGAGGGGCGGGTTCAGATGGTTGTGATACAGGGAGAGGGGCGGGCCTTCCGCTGCCCGCACTGCCCTTTTATCACCCGCCGGGAGAAGGCCCTGAGTGTGCACTCCAGGACTGGGTGCCAGGGCCGCCGAGAGCCCCTGCTGTGCCCTGAGTGTGGGGCTAGCTTCAAGCAACAGCGTGGCCTCAGCACCCACCTGCTGAAGAAGTGCCCTGTTCTGCTCAGAAAGAACAAGGGCTTACCCAGACCAAGTTCACCCGTACCTCTGCGTCCTCCGCCCCCGGGCACCCAGGACTCAGGGGATGCGGAAGGTGGGAAGCCCCCACCTGCGCCATTAGAAGTAGAGCTGGTGCTCCCGAAAGAtgctccctctgtgcctcccaggGAGCCGGAAGTAGAGGAGCCTCCTGGCACACTGTGTGTCCCTGCAGTCCCTCCTGCAGGAAACCCCTCACCCGCAGAGACGCCTGAGAAGTTCCACTTCGAGCAGGGCAAGTTTCACTGCAACTCCTGCACGTTCCTCTGTTCTCGGCTCTCCTCCATTACCTCCCATGTGGCCGAAGGCTGCCGGGGGGGACGTGGCGGGGGAGGAAAGCGGGGGGCCGCCCAGACCCAGCCCGTTGCATCCCTCCTGAGCGATGGAGGCTCCGCTCCCCTAAACAGCGGCAGCACAGAGCGCAGCCCTGGGAATGGGGACACGACTGCGGTGCCAAAGCAGAAGGGGGCGCGCTTCTCCTGCCCCACGTGTCCCTTCAGCTGCCAGCAGGAGCGGGCTCTGAGGACTCACCAGACCCGGGGCTGCCCCCTCGAGGGGTCCGGCGAGCTGCACTGCGGCCTCTGCACGTTCACCACTGCCGCCGCTGCCGCCCTGAGGCTACACCAGAAGCGGAGGCACCCTAGCACGGCTCCCGCCCGTGGGCCCCGGCCCCCTCTGCAGTGTGGGGACTGTGGCTTCACCTGTAAGCAGGGCCGGTGCCTACAGCAGCACCGGCGGCTCAAGCATGAGGGAGTGAAGCCGCACCAGTGCCCCTTCTGTGACTTTTCCACCACCAGACGGTACCGGTTGGAGGCGCACCAGTCGCGACACACAGGTGTTGGCCGCATCCCCTGCAGCTCCTGTCCCCAGACATTTGGTACCAACTCAAAACTGCGCTTGCACCGGCTAAGGGTACATGACAAAACACCCACCCACTTCTGTCCCCTCTGTGACTACAGTGGCTACCTTCGCCATGATATCACTCGCCACGTCAACAGTTGCCACCGTGGCACTCCTGCCTTTGCCTGCCCCCAGTGTGAGGCCCAGTTCAGTTCCGAGACGGCACTCAAGCAGCATGCCCTGCGCCGACATCCTGAGcctgcgccccccgcccccggctctcCTGCGGAGGCCACCGAGGGCCCCCTGCACTGCTCCCGCTGTGGGTTGCTGTGCCCCAGCCCCGCCAGCCTGCGAGGACACACCCGGAAACAGCATCCTCGGCTGGAGTGCGGGGCCTGCCAGGAGGCCTTCCCCAGCCGGCCGGCACTGGATGAGCACCGGAGACAGCAGCATTTCAGCCACCGttgccagctctgtgacttcgCTGCCCGGGAGCGGGCGGGCCTGGTGAAGCACTACTTGGAACAGCATGAGGCGGCAGCGGCCTCGGAGGGCGGTGCAGGTGCCAGCCAGCCCCCCCTGCGCTGCCCCTTTTGTGACTTTACGTGCCGCCATCAGCTCGTGCTGGACCACCACGTGAAAGGGCACGGGGGCACCCGGCTCTACAAGTGCACCGACTGTGCTTACAGCACCAAGAACCGGCAGAAGATCACCTGGCACAGCCGCATCCACACCGGGGAAAAGCCCTACCGCTGTCACCTCTGTCCCTATGCCTGTGCTGACCCTTCTCGACTCAAG tACCATATGCGGATCCACAAGGAAGAACGCAAGTATCTGTGCCCTGACTGTGGCTACAAGTGCAAGTGGGTCAACCAGCTCAAGTACCACATGACCAAGCACACAG GACTGAAGCCATACCAGTGTCCCGAGTGTGAATACTGTACCAACCGGGCTGATGCGCTGCGTGTGCACCAGGAGACGCGGCACCGGGAAGCCCGGGCCTTCATGTGCGAGCAGTGTGGCAAGGCCTTCAAGACCCGCTTCCTACTGCGCACCCACCTCCGCAAGCACAGCGAGGCCAAACCCTATGTGTGCAACGTGTGCCACCGTGCTTTCCGCTGGGCTGCCGGCCTGCGCCATCACGCCCTCACCCACACCGACCGCCACCCCTTCTTCTGCCGCCTCTGCAGCTACAAGGCCAAGCAGAAGTTCCAGGTGGTTAAGCATGTGCGCAGGCACCACCCCGACCAGGCCGACCCAAACCAAGGAGTGGGCAAAGACCCCACCACCCCCACAGTGCACCTGCATGACGTGCAGTTGGAGGACCCCAGCccccctgctcctgctgctcCTCCAACTGGACCAGAGGGCTGA
- the ZNF142 gene encoding zinc finger protein 142 isoform X5, with product MTDPVLDPQPTDSTGEMDGLCPELLLIPPSLSNRGILEPVQSPCPAGNPTPLPADPGCLLVESTATEEDTGNMEIIVEAVAGNLSPGAPGEPPAPKLPSREGEPSEQADTPLPRQESADEEDVEEEEGNGTLKDSQKAPEKAQGAQQLEGDVASGTESLFKTHMCPECKRCFKKRTHLVEHLHLHFPDPSLQCPNCQKFFTSKSKLKTHLLRELGQKAHRCPLCHYSAVERNALNRHMASMHEDISNFYSDTYTCPVCREEFRLSQALKEHLKSHTAAAAAEPLPLRCFQEGCGYTASDRKAFIKHLKETHGVRAVECRHHSCPMLFATAEAMEAHHKSHYAFHCPHCDFACSNKHLFRKHKKQGHPGNEELRCTFCPFATFNPVAYQDHVGKMHAHEKIHQCPECSFATAHKRVLIRHMLLHTGEKPHKCELCDFTCRDVSYLSKHMLTHSNTKDYMCTECGYVTKWKHYLSVHMRKHAGDLRYQCNQCSYRCHRADQLSSHKLRHQGKSLMCEVCAFACKRKYELQKHMASQHHPGAPAPLYPCRYCSYQSRHKQALLSHENCKHTRLREFRCALCDYRTFSNTTLFFHKRKAHGYVPGDQVWQLRSASQEPEGARQCPTPPPDSEPSSQLSAQPEAPDRDPGTVVDPNVDRAPPEPGEEDRAGRPAGSEVPRGDDLGSSPSPAEADEGGCTLHLEALGVELEPVAEPPLEEITEPTPAEFRPLDPSGPLRLEGPGATLTELSTFEGAGTSGLDAEEEPVLEKPAPESPRNPPSSEEPPDSWVGTFKAALPAETAPLPQFPESESLLKALRRQDKEQAEALVLEGRVQMVVIQGEGRAFRCPHCPFITRREKALSVHSRTGCQGRREPLLCPECGASFKQQRGLSTHLLKKCPVLLRKNKGLPRPSSPVPLRPPPPGTQDSGDAEGGKPPPAPLEVELVLPKDAPSVPPREPEVEEPPGTLCVPAVPPAGNPSPAETPEKFHFEQGKFHCNSCTFLCSRLSSITSHVAEGCRGGRGGGGKRGAAQTQPVASLLSDGGSAPLNSGSTERSPGNGDTTAVPKQKGARFSCPTCPFSCQQERALRTHQTRGCPLEGSGELHCGLCTFTTAAAAALRLHQKRRHPSTAPARGPRPPLQCGDCGFTCKQGRCLQQHRRLKHEGVKPHQCPFCDFSTTRRYRLEAHQSRHTGVGRIPCSSCPQTFGTNSKLRLHRLRVHDKTPTHFCPLCDYSGYLRHDITRHVNSCHRGTPAFACPQCEAQFSSETALKQHALRRHPEPAPPAPGSPAEATEGPLHCSRCGLLCPSPASLRGHTRKQHPRLECGACQEAFPSRPALDEHRRQQHFSHRCQLCDFAARERAGLVKHYLEQHEAAAASEGGAGASQPPLRCPFCDFTCRHQLVLDHHVKGHGGTRLYKCTDCAYSTKNRQKITWHSRIHTGEKPYRCHLCPYACADPSRLKYHMRIHKEERKYLCPDCGYKCKWVNQLKYHMTKHTGLKPYQCPECEYCTNRADALRVHQETRHREARAFMCEQCGKAFKTRFLLRTHLRKHSEAKPYVCNVCHRAFRWAAGLRHHALTHTDRHPFFCRLCSYKAKQKFQVVKHVRRHHPDQADPNQGVGKDPTTPTVHLHDVQLEDPSPPAPAAPPTGPEG from the exons ATGACAGACCCTGTGTTGGACCCACAGCCAACCGACAGCACTGGGGAGATGGATGGACTGTGTCCTGAGCTATTGCTGATCCCCCCATCTCTGTCTAACCGTGGAATCCTGGAGCCTGTCCAGAGCCCCTGTCCTGCTGGGAATCCCACACCTTTGCCTGCTGACCCAGGCTGCCTGCTAGTAGAGTCCACGGCAACTGAAGAGGACACAGGGAACATGGAGATCATTGTGGAAGCAGTAGCTGGAAACCTGtccccaggtgctcctggagagCCCCCAG CTCCGAAACTGCCCAGTAGAGAGGGAGAGCCTTCAGAACAAGCAGATACGCCCTTGCCCAGGCAAGAGTCAGCTGACGAGGAGGACgtagaggaagaagaggggaatgGCACCTTAAAGGACTCCCAGAAAGCCCCAGAGAAAGCCCAGGGGGCTCAGCAGTTAGAAG GGGATGTGGCTTCTGGCACCGAGTCCCTCTTCAAGACCCACATGTGTCCAGAATGCAAGCGCTGCTTTAAGAAGCGGACCCATCTGGTGGAGCACCTGCATCTCCACTTCCCGGACCCCAGCCTCCAGTGCCCCAACTGCCAGAAGTTCTTCACCAGCAAGAGCAAGCTCAAGACCCATCTGCTGCGGGAGCTGGGCCAGAAGGCCCACCGCTGCCCGCTGTGCCACTACAGTGCGGTGGAGAGGAACGCGCTCAACCGCCACATGGCCAGCATGCACGAGGACATCTCCAACTTCTACTCCGACACCTACACCTGTCCCGTGTGCCGCGAGGAGTTCCGCCTCAGCCAGGCCCTCAAGGAGCACCTCAAGAGCCAcacggcggcggcggcagcagagccgctgcccctccgctgctttcAGGAAGGCTGCGGTTACACGGCCTCCGACCGCAAGGCCTTCATAAAGCACCTGAAGGAGACCCATGGTGTGCGGGCCGTGGAGTGCCGCCATCACTCTTGTCCCATGCTCTTCGCCACGGCCGAAGCCATGGAGGCCCATCACAAAAGCCACTATGCCTTCCACTGCCCACACTGCGACTTTGCCTGCTCCAATAAGCACCTGTTCCGCAAACACAAGAAGCAGGGCCACCCCGGCAATGAAGAGCTGCGCTGCACCTTCTGCCCCTTTGCCACCTTCAACCCGGTGGCCTACCAGGACCACGTGGGCAAGATGCACGCCCACGAGAAGATCCACCAGTGCCCTGAGTGCAGCTTTGCCACCGCCCACAAGAGGGTGCTCATCCGCCACATGCTGCTGCACACCG GCGAGAAACCTCACAAGTGTGAGCTGTGTGACTTCACGTGCCGAGACGTGAGCTACCTGTCCAAGCACATGCTGACCCACTCCAACACCAAGGATTACATGTGCACCGAGTGTGGCTATGTCACCAAGTGGAAGCACTACCTCAGTGTGCACATGCGGAAACATGCAGGGGACCTCAG ATACCAGTGCAACCAGTGCTCGTACCGCTGCCACCGGGCCGACCAGCTGAGCAGCCACAAGCTGCGCCACCAGGGCAAGTCCCTGATGTGTGAGGTGTGTGCTTTCGCTTGCAAGCGGAAGTATGAGCTGCAGAAGCACATGGCCTCCCAGCACCACCCGGGCGCGCCGGCCCCGCTCTATCCCTGCCGCTACTGCAGCTACCAGAGCCGCCACAAGCAGGCCCTGCTGAGCCACGAGAACTGCAAGCACACCCGCCTCCGGGAGTTCCGCTGTGCTCTCTGCGACTACCGCACCTTCAGCAACACCACCCTCTTCTTCCACAAGCGCAAGGCCCACGGCTACGTGCCCGGGGACCAGGTGTGGCAGCTCCGCTCTGCCAGCCAGGAGCCGGAGGGGGCCAGGCAGTGCCCGACACCCCCGCCAGACTCAGAGCCCTCGAGCCAGCTGTCTGCCCAGCCTGAGGCGCCAGACCGTGACCCCGGGACTGTGGTGGACCCCAACGTGGACCGGGCCCCGCCGGAGCCCGGTGAGGAGGACCGTGCCGGAAGACCGGCTGGCAGCGAGGTTCCGCGGGGGGACGACCTGGGTAGCAGCCCCAGTCCGGCCGAGGCAGATGAAGGTGGCTGCACGCTGCATCTCGAGGCCCTGGGGGTGGAGCTGGAGCCCGTGGCTGAGCCGCCCCTTGAGGAGATCACTGAACCCACCCCTGCGGAGTTCAGGCCCCTGGACCCCTCGGGGCCCCTGAGACTGGAAGGGCCAGGTGCAACTTTGACAGAGCTGTCTACCTTTGAAGGTGCTGGGACGTCTGGTTTGGATGCTGAAGAAGAGCCCGTTCTGGAAAAGCCAGCCCCTGAAAGCCCCAGAAACCCCCCTTCCTCAGAGGAGCCCCCTGACAGCTGGGTGGGAACCTTCAAGGCAGCTCTGCCTGCTGagactgctcccctcccccagttcccAGAGTCAGAGTCCTTACTCAAGGCCCTGCGGAGACAGGACAAAGAGCAAGCAGAGGCTCTGGTGCTGGAGGGGCGGGTTCAGATGGTTGTGATACAGGGAGAGGGGCGGGCCTTCCGCTGCCCGCACTGCCCTTTTATCACCCGCCGGGAGAAGGCCCTGAGTGTGCACTCCAGGACTGGGTGCCAGGGCCGCCGAGAGCCCCTGCTGTGCCCTGAGTGTGGGGCTAGCTTCAAGCAACAGCGTGGCCTCAGCACCCACCTGCTGAAGAAGTGCCCTGTTCTGCTCAGAAAGAACAAGGGCTTACCCAGACCAAGTTCACCCGTACCTCTGCGTCCTCCGCCCCCGGGCACCCAGGACTCAGGGGATGCGGAAGGTGGGAAGCCCCCACCTGCGCCATTAGAAGTAGAGCTGGTGCTCCCGAAAGAtgctccctctgtgcctcccaggGAGCCGGAAGTAGAGGAGCCTCCTGGCACACTGTGTGTCCCTGCAGTCCCTCCTGCAGGAAACCCCTCACCCGCAGAGACGCCTGAGAAGTTCCACTTCGAGCAGGGCAAGTTTCACTGCAACTCCTGCACGTTCCTCTGTTCTCGGCTCTCCTCCATTACCTCCCATGTGGCCGAAGGCTGCCGGGGGGGACGTGGCGGGGGAGGAAAGCGGGGGGCCGCCCAGACCCAGCCCGTTGCATCCCTCCTGAGCGATGGAGGCTCCGCTCCCCTAAACAGCGGCAGCACAGAGCGCAGCCCTGGGAATGGGGACACGACTGCGGTGCCAAAGCAGAAGGGGGCGCGCTTCTCCTGCCCCACGTGTCCCTTCAGCTGCCAGCAGGAGCGGGCTCTGAGGACTCACCAGACCCGGGGCTGCCCCCTCGAGGGGTCCGGCGAGCTGCACTGCGGCCTCTGCACGTTCACCACTGCCGCCGCTGCCGCCCTGAGGCTACACCAGAAGCGGAGGCACCCTAGCACGGCTCCCGCCCGTGGGCCCCGGCCCCCTCTGCAGTGTGGGGACTGTGGCTTCACCTGTAAGCAGGGCCGGTGCCTACAGCAGCACCGGCGGCTCAAGCATGAGGGAGTGAAGCCGCACCAGTGCCCCTTCTGTGACTTTTCCACCACCAGACGGTACCGGTTGGAGGCGCACCAGTCGCGACACACAGGTGTTGGCCGCATCCCCTGCAGCTCCTGTCCCCAGACATTTGGTACCAACTCAAAACTGCGCTTGCACCGGCTAAGGGTACATGACAAAACACCCACCCACTTCTGTCCCCTCTGTGACTACAGTGGCTACCTTCGCCATGATATCACTCGCCACGTCAACAGTTGCCACCGTGGCACTCCTGCCTTTGCCTGCCCCCAGTGTGAGGCCCAGTTCAGTTCCGAGACGGCACTCAAGCAGCATGCCCTGCGCCGACATCCTGAGcctgcgccccccgcccccggctctcCTGCGGAGGCCACCGAGGGCCCCCTGCACTGCTCCCGCTGTGGGTTGCTGTGCCCCAGCCCCGCCAGCCTGCGAGGACACACCCGGAAACAGCATCCTCGGCTGGAGTGCGGGGCCTGCCAGGAGGCCTTCCCCAGCCGGCCGGCACTGGATGAGCACCGGAGACAGCAGCATTTCAGCCACCGttgccagctctgtgacttcgCTGCCCGGGAGCGGGCGGGCCTGGTGAAGCACTACTTGGAACAGCATGAGGCGGCAGCGGCCTCGGAGGGCGGTGCAGGTGCCAGCCAGCCCCCCCTGCGCTGCCCCTTTTGTGACTTTACGTGCCGCCATCAGCTCGTGCTGGACCACCACGTGAAAGGGCACGGGGGCACCCGGCTCTACAAGTGCACCGACTGTGCTTACAGCACCAAGAACCGGCAGAAGATCACCTGGCACAGCCGCATCCACACCGGGGAAAAGCCCTACCGCTGTCACCTCTGTCCCTATGCCTGTGCTGACCCTTCTCGACTCAAG tACCATATGCGGATCCACAAGGAAGAACGCAAGTATCTGTGCCCTGACTGTGGCTACAAGTGCAAGTGGGTCAACCAGCTCAAGTACCACATGACCAAGCACACAG GACTGAAGCCATACCAGTGTCCCGAGTGTGAATACTGTACCAACCGGGCTGATGCGCTGCGTGTGCACCAGGAGACGCGGCACCGGGAAGCCCGGGCCTTCATGTGCGAGCAGTGTGGCAAGGCCTTCAAGACCCGCTTCCTACTGCGCACCCACCTCCGCAAGCACAGCGAGGCCAAACCCTATGTGTGCAACGTGTGCCACCGTGCTTTCCGCTGGGCTGCCGGCCTGCGCCATCACGCCCTCACCCACACCGACCGCCACCCCTTCTTCTGCCGCCTCTGCAGCTACAAGGCCAAGCAGAAGTTCCAGGTGGTTAAGCATGTGCGCAGGCACCACCCCGACCAGGCCGACCCAAACCAAGGAGTGGGCAAAGACCCCACCACCCCCACAGTGCACCTGCATGACGTGCAGTTGGAGGACCCCAGCccccctgctcctgctgctcCTCCAACTGGACCAGAGGGCTGA